The Micromonospora sp. NBC_01740 genome includes a window with the following:
- a CDS encoding FGGY-family carbohydrate kinase, whose amino-acid sequence MTVAAVLGVDIGTSSSKGVLVDLAGRVLRSRVREHRVDRPRPGWVEMDGRVWWDEFVALTRELLAPGDAHVVSVGVSGMGPCVLLTDAAGTPLRPAVLYGVDTRSTPQIARLTERFGADEILRRCGSTLSTQAAGAKVAWVADAEPELFARARRLFMPSSWLVWQLTGRYLLDQHSASQCTPLYDSAAQTWYRPWADEIAPGLELPELRWPGDVAGAVTAGAAATTGLPPGTPVVTGTIDAWSEAVSVGAQGVGDLMLMYGTTMFLVHTVPHPLTSPALWGTVGALPGTRNLAGGMATSGAITGWLRELFDAADYPELLRLAERSGPGARGLLMLPFFAGERTPILDPDARGVIAGLTLSHGRGDIYRAALEATGLAVRHNIETIEAAGGDIRRVVAVGGGTRGDLWTQIVSDVTGRAQHIPSVTIGASYGAAFLAAGAVQRVDIHRWNPIREVREPRPALAADYAELYGLYRQLYAGSKSVAHVLAARQTRLATPPQPGTDEPVEEVNP is encoded by the coding sequence ATGACGGTGGCCGCGGTGCTCGGGGTCGACATCGGCACGTCCAGCAGCAAGGGCGTCCTCGTCGACCTGGCTGGGCGCGTGCTGCGCTCCCGCGTCCGGGAACACCGGGTGGACCGGCCACGACCCGGCTGGGTGGAGATGGACGGCCGCGTCTGGTGGGACGAGTTCGTCGCCCTCACCCGTGAGCTGTTGGCCCCCGGCGACGCCCACGTGGTGTCGGTCGGGGTCAGCGGGATGGGGCCGTGCGTGCTGCTCACCGACGCCGCCGGCACGCCCCTGCGCCCGGCCGTCCTCTACGGCGTCGACACCCGGTCCACGCCGCAGATCGCCCGGCTGACCGAGCGCTTCGGCGCGGACGAGATCCTGCGCCGGTGCGGCTCGACGCTGTCGACCCAGGCGGCGGGGGCGAAGGTCGCCTGGGTCGCCGACGCCGAGCCGGAGCTGTTCGCCCGGGCCCGGCGGCTGTTCATGCCGAGCTCCTGGCTGGTCTGGCAGCTGACCGGCCGGTACCTGCTCGACCAGCACTCGGCCAGCCAGTGCACGCCGCTGTACGACAGCGCGGCGCAGACCTGGTACCGGCCCTGGGCCGACGAGATCGCCCCGGGGCTGGAGCTGCCCGAGCTGCGGTGGCCCGGCGACGTGGCGGGTGCGGTCACCGCCGGGGCCGCCGCGACCACCGGGCTGCCGCCGGGCACCCCGGTCGTGACCGGGACGATCGACGCCTGGTCGGAGGCGGTCAGCGTGGGCGCCCAGGGCGTCGGCGACCTGATGCTCATGTACGGCACCACGATGTTCCTCGTGCACACGGTGCCGCACCCGCTGACCAGCCCGGCGCTGTGGGGCACGGTCGGCGCGCTGCCGGGCACCCGCAACCTGGCCGGCGGCATGGCGACCTCCGGGGCGATCACGGGGTGGCTGCGGGAGCTGTTCGACGCCGCCGACTACCCCGAGCTGCTGCGCCTGGCCGAGCGCTCCGGGCCGGGCGCGCGTGGCCTGCTCATGCTGCCGTTCTTCGCCGGCGAGCGGACCCCCATCCTCGATCCCGACGCCCGGGGCGTCATTGCCGGCCTGACGCTCTCCCACGGGCGCGGCGACATCTACCGGGCGGCGCTGGAGGCGACCGGGCTGGCCGTGCGCCACAACATCGAGACCATCGAGGCGGCCGGCGGCGACATCCGCCGCGTCGTGGCGGTGGGCGGCGGCACCCGGGGCGACCTCTGGACGCAGATCGTCTCGGACGTCACCGGCCGGGCACAGCACATCCCGTCGGTCACCATCGGCGCGAGCTACGGCGCCGCGTTCCTCGCCGCCGGCGCGGTGCAGCGGGTCGACATCCACCGGTGGAACCCGATCCGGGAGGTCCGGGAGCCGCGCCCGGCGCTCGCCGCCGACTACGCGGAGCTGTACGGGCTCTACCGGCAGCTCTACGCCGGCTCGAAATCCGTCGCCCACGTGTTGGCCGCCCGGCAGACGCGCCTCGCGACCCCGCCCCAGCCAGGTACCGACGAGCCAGTGGAGGAAGTCAACCCGTGA
- a CDS encoding fucose isomerase, whose protein sequence is MSNYTMPVLVDPPAAAPRTVYTVASGDLRPAANVTGWPTQQRLEADLADAVTALGWQTRRAHPVDAGAGHGFIDSQRAGIEIFQGIPVDAPLVVVEAVWQYSHHVLAGLRAHRGPILLVANWSGEFPGLVGLLNLAGSLTKAGVRYSALWSEDFTDEWARDGLKAWLETGEVVHDESHVRDLPPLPPDPEVALGVALARQLRRRPAVVGVFDEGCMGMYNAIIDDELLNPLGIFKERLSQSALVAEMSRVSDAEAHAVRAWLDAAGMTFHTGTDEATELTDAQLHSQFKMYVAALRIADDFGLDAVGIQYQQGLKDTVPASDLAEGLLNDVSRPPVTSRDGTRELYAGQALPHFNEVDEGVAVDSLVTNRIWTAMGMDPATTLHDIRWGEPYGTDFVWVFEISGSVPASHNGGYDRSYSMRQPPMYFPLGGGTLSGVSRPGEIVWSRIFIMDGVLHADLGRGTVVELPAAETQRRLRATTPQWPIMHAVLHGVGRDQLMARHKANHVNVVYADDADAADRALRVKAAMLDALGVRVHLCGDVAL, encoded by the coding sequence GTGAGCAACTACACCATGCCGGTGCTGGTCGACCCGCCGGCCGCCGCCCCCCGGACGGTCTACACGGTCGCCAGCGGCGACCTGCGGCCGGCCGCGAACGTCACCGGTTGGCCGACCCAGCAACGCCTGGAGGCGGACCTCGCCGACGCGGTGACCGCCCTGGGCTGGCAGACCCGGCGGGCCCATCCGGTGGACGCCGGCGCGGGCCACGGCTTCATCGACAGCCAGCGCGCCGGCATCGAGATCTTCCAGGGGATCCCGGTCGACGCCCCGCTCGTCGTCGTGGAGGCGGTGTGGCAGTACAGCCACCACGTGCTGGCCGGGCTGCGCGCCCACCGCGGCCCGATCCTGCTCGTGGCGAACTGGAGCGGGGAGTTCCCCGGCCTGGTCGGCCTGCTGAACCTCGCCGGCAGCCTCACCAAGGCGGGCGTGCGGTACTCGGCGCTGTGGAGCGAGGACTTCACCGACGAGTGGGCGCGCGACGGGCTGAAGGCCTGGCTGGAAACCGGCGAGGTGGTCCACGACGAGAGCCACGTGCGGGACCTGCCGCCGTTGCCGCCCGATCCCGAGGTCGCGCTCGGCGTGGCGCTGGCCCGTCAGCTGCGACGCCGGCCGGCCGTCGTCGGCGTCTTCGACGAGGGCTGCATGGGCATGTACAACGCGATCATCGACGACGAGCTGCTCAACCCGCTCGGCATCTTCAAGGAGCGGCTGTCGCAGAGCGCGCTGGTGGCGGAGATGTCGCGGGTGTCCGACGCGGAGGCGCACGCGGTGCGGGCGTGGCTCGACGCCGCCGGGATGACCTTCCACACCGGCACGGACGAGGCCACCGAACTGACCGACGCCCAACTGCACAGCCAGTTCAAGATGTACGTCGCCGCGCTGCGCATCGCCGACGACTTCGGCCTGGACGCGGTCGGCATCCAGTACCAGCAGGGGCTCAAGGACACGGTGCCGGCGAGCGATCTGGCCGAGGGGCTGCTCAACGACGTGTCCCGGCCGCCGGTCACCAGCCGGGACGGCACACGCGAGCTGTACGCGGGACAGGCCCTGCCGCACTTCAACGAGGTCGACGAGGGCGTCGCGGTGGACTCGCTGGTCACCAACCGGATCTGGACCGCGATGGGGATGGACCCGGCCACCACCCTGCACGACATCCGCTGGGGGGAGCCGTACGGGACGGACTTCGTCTGGGTGTTCGAGATCTCCGGCTCGGTGCCCGCGTCCCACAACGGCGGCTACGACCGGTCGTACAGCATGCGGCAGCCGCCGATGTACTTCCCGCTGGGCGGCGGCACCCTCAGCGGCGTCTCCCGGCCGGGCGAGATCGTCTGGTCGCGGATCTTCATCATGGACGGGGTGCTGCACGCCGACCTGGGCCGGGGCACCGTGGTCGAGCTGCCGGCCGCCGAGACGCAGCGTCGGCTGCGGGCCACCACCCCGCAGTGGCCGATCATGCACGCCGTGCTGCACGGCGTGGGTCGCGACCAGCTGATGGCCCGGCACAAGGCCAACCACGTCAACGTGGTCTACGCCGACGACGCCGACGCCGCCGACCGTGCCCTGCGGGTCAAGGCCGCGATGCTCGACGCGTTGGGGGTGCGGGTGCACCTGTGCGGCGACGTGGCGCTGTGA
- a CDS encoding LacI family DNA-binding transcriptional regulator has protein sequence MTTIYDVARVAEVSASTVSRVLNGHSSVDPDLAARVRQVVLDLDYRPNAVARSLRRQRTSLWAVIISDIGNPFFTSLVRGIEDVAQEAGFSVVLCNGDEDPEKETRYVTAALAERMAGVIISPSGRPALINRLTEAGMPVVAIDRQPHGVAVDTVLVDNVHGAETATAHLIDSGYRRIACVTGPRRISTAVQRLRGYQQALRAAGRSVPEDLVRYADFREDGGYRAMASLLNAAEPPDAVFVTNNLMTVGAVECLVDRGVAVPTRCGVVGFDDIPWAHLVRPSLSTVAQPTYDLGRAAASLLTERIANPAKASSTVTLRTTLRVRESSVRSLPPPDGQPAAGAGGPARAR, from the coding sequence ATGACGACCATCTACGACGTGGCCCGGGTGGCCGAGGTCTCGGCGTCGACGGTGTCCCGGGTGCTCAACGGGCACTCGTCGGTGGATCCGGACCTGGCCGCGCGGGTACGCCAGGTGGTGCTCGACCTGGACTACCGACCCAACGCGGTGGCCCGCAGCCTGCGCCGGCAACGCACCAGTCTCTGGGCGGTGATCATCTCCGACATCGGCAACCCGTTCTTCACCTCGCTGGTGCGCGGCATCGAGGACGTGGCGCAGGAGGCGGGCTTCTCCGTGGTCCTGTGCAACGGCGACGAGGATCCCGAGAAGGAGACCCGCTACGTGACGGCGGCCCTGGCCGAGCGGATGGCCGGCGTGATCATCTCGCCGTCGGGACGACCGGCCCTGATCAACCGGCTCACCGAGGCCGGGATGCCGGTCGTGGCCATCGACCGGCAGCCGCACGGGGTGGCCGTGGACACCGTGCTCGTGGACAACGTCCACGGCGCCGAGACGGCCACCGCCCACCTGATCGACAGCGGCTACCGCCGGATCGCCTGCGTCACGGGACCGCGGCGGATCTCCACCGCCGTCCAGCGGTTACGCGGATACCAGCAGGCCCTTCGCGCGGCCGGCCGGAGCGTGCCGGAGGACCTGGTCCGGTACGCCGACTTCCGGGAGGACGGCGGCTACCGGGCCATGGCGTCCCTGCTGAACGCCGCCGAGCCGCCGGACGCGGTCTTCGTCACCAACAACCTGATGACGGTGGGCGCGGTGGAGTGCCTGGTCGACAGGGGTGTCGCCGTGCCCACCCGGTGCGGCGTGGTCGGGTTCGACGACATCCCCTGGGCCCACCTGGTGCGGCCCTCGCTGAGCACCGTCGCGCAGCCCACGTACGACCTGGGGCGGGCCGCGGCGTCGCTGCTCACCGAGCGGATCGCCAACCCCGCGAAGGCGTCCTCGACCGTCACCCTGCGGACGACCCTGCGGGTCCGCGAGAGTTCGGTCCGGTCCCTGCCCCCGCCCGACGGACAGCCCGCCGCCGGCGCGGGTGGGCCCGCCCGGGCCCGGTGA
- a CDS encoding DUF4127 family protein yields MRRTRRLTPRTLSVIAAAAVALTFAVAPAGTPAAAAAPPANLGRLAVVPLDDRPFTAHTPVAVAEAGGHEALTPPKDLLGEYFTYGQADAVGAWWRKAAADADGSVVAAPMLAYGGLVASRTCQTSLADARRRLAVLDEVKRSNPDKPLYAFDVIMRLTIEPTSSYPGIHSGPIRRWAVLMDQVENLGQEERRAEYEQVASEIPEEIKADFLCARARDHQINRDMIERVAKGTIDYLILGQDDATEHGPHRLEKAGLAALTAQLGVQDRVRIYPGADILGALLVAKHVTERLGAAPTVDVEWSRTPGEQWVAPYQDVPYATLVDEYVRTLGARSSDGPDADILLMANTAGGGDLEPFADRIHDAVARGRLVAVGDDALAGKVDAELRSLLAPRIRFGELAGWSGWNIGLSISQSVVRAALLQASRTGRLPNFPGRSKGIPFQQARQAILLNAATAHVELTLQELAHTDVYRNQVLSQVQAYARDNGDDPQYMTKVFEGANQLAVQRTRALADQLFADEFAGTPLRAGNDGRHEVTAVVHRLTSWQMTLAWSRYQELEAFPTLALSTAPTDRGALLTVSALPLRTTVRPDSDVDTRITAVLRNDVGTPVTAQLSAVVPEGWVAPAPTEVRLAPFAVVEVPLTVGVRGLAAEQSATVRVDAAHGVLPDQPRQFTASATTTVGAVWRNVALAAEGAKASASGWWRQYMPAHVIDGNRVSSGSRWITDPADSHWLRIDFVGAELVDTVRLHQYGGYELTSYRISGLVDGTWRVLDEVTGNTTQVTTHTFTPVRATAVRLDVLASRDRQARLYEIEVTCRAASCG; encoded by the coding sequence ATGCGTCGCACCAGACGACTGACACCTCGAACCCTCAGCGTGATCGCCGCCGCCGCGGTGGCCCTCACCTTCGCGGTCGCCCCGGCGGGGACCCCGGCCGCAGCCGCCGCGCCGCCGGCCAACCTGGGCCGGCTCGCCGTCGTACCGCTGGACGACCGGCCGTTCACCGCGCACACGCCCGTCGCGGTCGCCGAGGCCGGCGGACACGAGGCGCTCACACCCCCGAAGGACCTGCTCGGCGAGTACTTCACCTACGGCCAGGCCGACGCGGTCGGCGCCTGGTGGCGCAAGGCCGCCGCCGACGCGGACGGCTCGGTCGTCGCGGCCCCGATGCTCGCCTACGGCGGCCTGGTCGCCTCCCGGACCTGCCAGACCAGCCTGGCCGACGCCCGGCGGCGGCTCGCCGTGCTGGACGAGGTGAAGCGGAGCAACCCCGACAAGCCGCTGTACGCGTTCGACGTGATCATGCGCCTCACCATCGAGCCGACCAGCAGCTACCCGGGCATCCACTCCGGTCCCATCCGCCGCTGGGCCGTCCTGATGGACCAGGTGGAGAACCTCGGGCAGGAGGAGCGCCGGGCCGAGTACGAGCAGGTCGCCAGCGAGATCCCCGAGGAGATCAAGGCGGACTTCCTCTGTGCCCGGGCCCGGGACCACCAGATCAACCGGGACATGATCGAACGGGTCGCCAAGGGCACCATCGACTACCTGATCCTCGGCCAGGACGACGCCACCGAGCACGGCCCGCACCGCCTGGAAAAGGCGGGCCTGGCCGCGCTCACGGCCCAGCTCGGGGTCCAGGACCGGGTCAGGATCTACCCGGGCGCCGACATCCTCGGCGCGCTGCTGGTCGCCAAGCACGTCACCGAACGGCTCGGCGCCGCCCCGACGGTCGACGTCGAGTGGTCCCGCACCCCGGGCGAACAGTGGGTGGCGCCCTACCAGGACGTCCCCTACGCCACCCTGGTCGACGAGTACGTGCGTACCCTCGGCGCCCGATCCTCGGACGGTCCCGACGCCGACATCCTGCTGATGGCGAACACCGCCGGGGGCGGAGACCTGGAGCCCTTCGCCGACCGGATCCACGACGCGGTGGCCCGGGGCCGGCTCGTCGCGGTCGGCGACGACGCGCTGGCCGGCAAGGTGGACGCCGAGCTGCGGTCGCTGCTCGCCCCCCGGATCCGGTTCGGGGAGCTCGCCGGCTGGTCCGGCTGGAACATCGGTCTGTCGATCTCCCAGTCGGTGGTCCGCGCGGCGCTGTTGCAGGCGAGCCGGACCGGACGCCTGCCCAATTTCCCGGGCAGGTCGAAGGGGATCCCCTTCCAGCAGGCGCGCCAGGCCATCCTGCTGAACGCCGCCACCGCGCACGTCGAGTTGACGCTGCAGGAGCTGGCCCACACCGACGTCTACCGCAACCAGGTGCTCAGCCAGGTCCAGGCGTACGCCCGGGACAACGGCGACGATCCGCAGTACATGACGAAGGTGTTCGAGGGCGCCAACCAGCTCGCGGTGCAGCGGACCAGGGCGCTGGCCGACCAGCTCTTCGCCGACGAGTTCGCCGGCACTCCCCTCCGCGCCGGCAACGACGGCCGGCACGAGGTGACGGCGGTCGTGCACCGGCTGACGTCCTGGCAGATGACGCTGGCCTGGTCGCGCTACCAGGAGCTGGAGGCCTTCCCCACGCTCGCCCTGAGCACGGCCCCCACCGATCGCGGTGCGCTGCTCACCGTCTCGGCCCTGCCCCTGCGCACCACGGTCCGGCCGGACTCGGACGTGGACACCCGGATCACCGCGGTGCTCCGCAACGACGTCGGCACGCCGGTGACGGCACAGCTCAGCGCCGTCGTACCTGAGGGGTGGGTGGCCCCGGCGCCGACCGAGGTGCGCCTCGCGCCGTTCGCGGTGGTGGAGGTTCCGTTGACCGTGGGGGTACGCGGGCTCGCGGCCGAGCAGAGCGCCACCGTCAGGGTCGACGCCGCGCACGGGGTGTTGCCGGACCAGCCCCGACAGTTCACCGCGAGCGCCACCACGACCGTCGGTGCGGTGTGGCGCAACGTGGCACTGGCCGCCGAGGGCGCGAAGGCCAGCGCGTCGGGCTGGTGGCGGCAGTACATGCCGGCGCACGTGATCGACGGCAACCGGGTCAGCTCCGGTAGCCGCTGGATCACCGACCCGGCCGACAGCCACTGGCTGCGGATCGACTTCGTCGGTGCGGAACTGGTCGACACCGTGCGGCTGCACCAGTACGGCGGGTACGAGCTGACGTCGTACCGGATCTCCGGCCTGGTCGACGGCACCTGGCGGGTGCTCGACGAGGTCACTGGGAACACGACCCAGGTCACCACGCACACCTTCACGCCGGTCCGCGCGACCGCCGTGCGCCTCGACGTCCTCGCCAGCCGGGACCGGCAGGCCCGGCTCTACGAGATCGAGGTGACCTGCCGCGCCGCCTCCTGCGGCTGA
- a CDS encoding DUF4127 family protein, protein MPDHALSRRGLLRAAGLTGLAGTGLTALGPPAHARQKTPRLGTIALVPLDDRPYTWYAPQQIATGAGYDTLLPLRETLGRHFTPGDGRAVGQWLTSSTTQADALVVALPMLAYGGLLNSRNSSVPEAEAFARLAAVRTVRQRRPHRRLYAFDTIMRLTPEGPWRNELRAWATVKDEVDNLGMVEKRPQLDALESQIPADVRDDYLATRARNHRINLTMIEWAADGIFDFLVVGQDDATGHGLHRPESQALAARIAELGVGDRVVIYPGADVVAALLIAKITVRDADVRPRVSVEYSRVPGEEWTAPYQNIPYAQLVKGYVDILGGTVADRPEQADLVLMANTGGSSASVAPFADRLVAHVRAGRLVALGDDAIAGHSDRRLLSLLNGRIRYVELAGYSGWNIGISLAQATSRWALRQRSLRGDLPPGAPRTVGEPVLAARRALLHDAARATIELSISELVQTDSYRASNVRTATTAYASALGEPDPQNIATHFAEINAYAVDNTVPHAEKLFADEFAGATLALGSDGRAPVTARVDRLDAWHLYLPWNRTGEIAAEPRIVLTPDRGRR, encoded by the coding sequence ATGCCTGATCACGCCCTGTCCCGCCGTGGCCTTCTCCGGGCCGCCGGCCTCACCGGCCTCGCCGGCACCGGCCTCACCGCCCTCGGTCCGCCGGCGCACGCCCGGCAGAAGACCCCACGGCTCGGCACGATCGCCCTGGTCCCGCTCGACGACCGGCCCTACACCTGGTACGCCCCGCAACAGATCGCCACCGGCGCCGGCTACGACACCCTCCTGCCGCTTCGGGAGACCCTGGGGCGGCACTTCACCCCCGGCGACGGCCGCGCCGTCGGCCAGTGGCTCACCTCGTCCACCACGCAGGCGGACGCGCTGGTCGTCGCCCTACCGATGCTCGCCTACGGTGGACTGCTCAACTCCCGCAACAGCTCCGTGCCGGAGGCCGAGGCGTTCGCCCGGCTGGCGGCGGTACGGACCGTCCGACAGCGCCGCCCACACCGGCGGCTCTACGCCTTCGACACCATCATGCGGCTCACCCCCGAGGGGCCGTGGCGCAACGAGCTGCGGGCCTGGGCCACGGTGAAGGACGAGGTCGACAACCTCGGGATGGTGGAGAAGCGCCCGCAGCTCGACGCGCTGGAGTCCCAGATCCCGGCCGACGTGCGCGACGACTACCTGGCCACCCGGGCGCGCAACCACCGGATCAACCTGACGATGATCGAATGGGCGGCCGACGGGATCTTCGACTTCCTCGTGGTGGGCCAGGACGACGCCACCGGCCACGGCCTGCATCGACCCGAGTCCCAGGCACTCGCCGCCCGCATCGCCGAACTCGGCGTCGGCGACCGGGTGGTGATCTACCCGGGCGCCGACGTGGTGGCCGCCCTGCTCATTGCCAAGATCACCGTCAGGGACGCCGACGTGCGCCCCCGGGTCAGCGTCGAGTACTCCCGGGTGCCCGGCGAGGAGTGGACCGCGCCCTACCAGAACATCCCGTACGCCCAGCTCGTCAAGGGCTACGTCGACATCCTCGGCGGGACGGTCGCGGACCGGCCGGAGCAGGCCGACCTGGTCCTGATGGCCAACACGGGCGGCAGTTCCGCGTCGGTGGCGCCGTTCGCCGACCGCCTGGTGGCCCACGTCCGGGCCGGACGCCTCGTGGCCCTCGGCGACGACGCCATCGCCGGGCACTCCGACCGGCGGCTGCTGTCCCTGCTCAACGGCCGGATCCGGTACGTCGAGCTGGCCGGCTACTCCGGCTGGAACATCGGCATCAGCCTCGCCCAGGCGACGTCCCGCTGGGCTCTGCGGCAACGCTCGCTCCGCGGTGACCTGCCGCCCGGCGCGCCCCGCACCGTCGGTGAGCCGGTCCTGGCCGCCCGGCGGGCACTCCTGCACGACGCGGCCCGAGCCACCATCGAGTTGTCCATCTCGGAACTGGTGCAGACCGACTCGTACCGCGCCTCGAACGTCCGCACCGCCACCACCGCCTACGCGTCCGCGCTGGGTGAGCCGGACCCGCAGAACATCGCCACCCACTTCGCCGAGATCAACGCCTATGCGGTCGACAACACCGTCCCGCACGCGGAGAAGCTGTTCGCCGACGAGTTCGCCGGGGCCACGCTCGCCCTCGGCAGCGACGGACGGGCGCCGGTGACCGCCCGCGTGGACCGGCTCGACGCCTGGCACCTCTACCTGCCCTGGAACCGCACCGGCGAGATCGCCGCCGAGCCCCGGATCGTCCTGACCCCGGATCGGGGACGACGGTGA